GTTCATGAAGGACAAGTGACGGGACCGGCCCCGGTGAACCTCGTCCCCTGCACGGTCATCTCCAATCGCGAGGTGTCGCGCGGAAATTTCCTCATCTCGCTCAAGGTGCCGCGCGGCTTCGGGAAGCCGCAGCCCGGCCAGTTCGTCCATCTTCGGGTGGGGGACGAGAGCGAGCCGCTCCTGCGCCGGCCGTACAGCCTGGAAGGGTACGTCGAGCGGGGCGGCGTCCGCGCGGTGCGGATCTATTACTCGGTGGTCGGCCGCGGCTCGAAGGTCCTCGCCTCGCACGCCTCGGGAAAAGAGCTCGATTTGATCGGCCCTGTAGGGGTCGGCTTCGCGCCGCGTCCTCGCCGGACGCCGATCCTCGTCGCCGGCGGCCGCGGGGTCGCGCCGCTCCTCTTTCTGAGCCGGCGGCTGCGGGAGAAGAAGCGTGATTTCGTGTTCCTCTTCGGCGCCCGTTCGCGTGGGGAGCTGTACGGCGCGCGCGAGATCCGCGGCGGAAGGGTCCATCTGGCGACCGACGACGGATCGGTGGGATACGAGGGGAGCGCGCTGGACCTGCTCGAGCGGGAGTGGACCAAAGGGGGGCACACGCCCCTCACCGCGGAGGTCTTCACCTGCGGCCCTCACGGGCTCCTTCACGAAATCTCTGATTTCGCGCGGACGCGCGGGATCCGGTGCGAGGCTTCGCTCGAGGGCCCCATGGCCTGCGCGATGGGCGCCTGTCGCGGCTGCCCCGTTCCGCTCCTGCCCGGCGCCGACTCGGGCCGCTATCCCGCGATGTGTCTCGAGGGGCCGGTCATGGACGCCACGATCGTCGATTGGGAGCGCCTGCCGTGAAGCCGTCCCTGGCGGTCCGGATCGGCTCGCTCACGCTCCGCAACCCGGTGCTCGTCGCTTCGGGCATCATCGGATACGGCCGCGAGTACGAGCGGCTCGTCCCCCTTGAGAAGATCGGCGGGATCGTCACGAAGACCGTGACCCTCCGCGCGCGGGCCGGCAACCCGCCTCCGCGCGTCTATGAGACCGCGTCGGGCATGCTCAACTCGATCGGGATCGAGAACCCCGGTCTCGACGGGTTCCTCGAATCGAAGGTGCCGATCCTCCGCGACCTCCCGTGCGCCGCGATCGTCTCCGTCGAAGGAGAGGACGTCGGCGAGTTCTGCGAGCTGGTCCGGGGCGTGGACGGGTGCGGCGTCGCGCACGCGATCGAGGTCAACATCTCCTGCCCCAATGTGGGTCCGCACGGACTCCGTTACTCGACCGACGCGGGGATGGCGCGCGAGGTGATGGGGGCGATCCGACCCCTCACGCGGCTTCCCCTCATCGCCAAGCTGACCCCGAACGTCACGCGCATCGCCGAGATCGCGGAAGCGTGCGAGGAGTGCGGCGCCGACGCGATTTCCCTGGTCAACACCTTCATCGGGATGGCGGTCGACACGCGGACCCGGAAGCCGATCTT
The DNA window shown above is from Candidatus Eisenbacteria bacterium and carries:
- a CDS encoding dihydroorotate dehydrogenase; translation: MKPSLAVRIGSLTLRNPVLVASGIIGYGREYERLVPLEKIGGIVTKTVTLRARAGNPPPRVYETASGMLNSIGIENPGLDGFLESKVPILRDLPCAAIVSVEGEDVGEFCELVRGVDGCGVAHAIEVNISCPNVGPHGLRYSTDAGMAREVMGAIRPLTRLPLIAKLTPNVTRIAEIAEACEECGADAISLVNTFIGMAVDTRTRKPILGTVLGGLSGPAIKPLALAKTWEVVQAVDIPVVGMGGITRPADAIEFLLLGAVAIQVGTALFSDPGLPLACVEEIETYLARMKASSIDDLIGALEVPEGRGIIRAGRAVRREHGGRAS
- a CDS encoding dihydroorotate dehydrogenase electron transfer subunit yields the protein MTGPAPVNLVPCTVISNREVSRGNFLISLKVPRGFGKPQPGQFVHLRVGDESEPLLRRPYSLEGYVERGGVRAVRIYYSVVGRGSKVLASHASGKELDLIGPVGVGFAPRPRRTPILVAGGRGVAPLLFLSRRLREKKRDFVFLFGARSRGELYGAREIRGGRVHLATDDGSVGYEGSALDLLEREWTKGGHTPLTAEVFTCGPHGLLHEISDFARTRGIRCEASLEGPMACAMGACRGCPVPLLPGADSGRYPAMCLEGPVMDATIVDWERLP